In Vespa velutina chromosome 1, iVesVel2.1, whole genome shotgun sequence, the following proteins share a genomic window:
- the LOC124957163 gene encoding probable phospholipid hydroperoxide glutathione peroxidase, which produces MLRVQILLLLICFLTGVLSENCDDNNKELCTSKNDEQQSLKSATSIYDFHALDIHGNDVDLNKYRGYVLIIVNVASNCGLTDTNYKQLVQLYEKYNSEGLRILAFPSNQFGGQEPGTSQEILNFVKKYNVTFDMFEKVDVNGNNAHPLWKWLTELGGDKGGTIKWNFTKFIIDKKGNVVARFAPNNEPIEMEPILNKYL; this is translated from the exons ATGTTGC GTGTCCAGATACTGTTGCTTCTCATCTGCTTTTTAACAGGAGTATTGTCTGAGAATTgcgatgataacaataaagaGCTATGTACATCAAAAAATGATGAGCAACAATCTTTGAAATCTGCAACTTCTATTTATGATTTTCATGCGCTTGATATCCATGGAAATGATGTAGACTTGAATAAATATCGTggttatgtattaataattgttaacgTTGCTAGCAACTGTGGATTAACTGATACCAACTATAAACAACTTGTGCAATTATATGAGAAGTATAACTCTGAAGGATTGAGAATTCTTGCGTTTCCATCTAATCAATTTGGTGGCCAAGAACCAGGAACTTCTCAAGAAATTCTTaacttcgttaaaaaatataatgttactTTTGATATGTTTGAAAAAGTAGATGTCAATGGAAATAATGCTCATCCTCTGTGGAAATGGCTGACTGAGTTGGGTGGAGATAAAGGGGGAACCATTAAATGGAATTTTActaaatttatcattgataaaaaaggCAATGTTGTAGCAAGATTTGCTCCTAATAATGAACCAATAGAAATGGAAcctattttaaacaaatatttgtaa